In Lentisphaerota bacterium, the DNA window TGAAGCCGATCCGCCTTTTTCAGGCGCGTTCCCGTTTATCTTTCCGCCGTTTCGCCCATCAGGAGGCACGGTAGGTCCGTCACTTGGGGTCTTGCAGCGCCAGCCCGCTGTTCCCGTCCATCATCACCCCGGGGCCGGCATCGGCGCCGTTGTCCTGCATTCGCCGCCCCTTCTCTCTCAGCCCATCCGCCCTGTCTCTCCCTTCCGCCCCTCCATCCCGCCGCGTCTCCGGCGTAATGGGGCGCCTCCGCCGCGGCGGGTTCTGCCCCTCCACGCTCAAGCTCCGGTCTCTGGCCCGTGTTCCGGGCAGAAAGAAACCCCGGCGGTTTGCCGGGGTCCCATCTTCACTCACGCCACTGCCAACTACCACTGCCAACTGCCAACTGCCCCTTCCACCTTCATGCCGCGCGGTTCACGAACGCCGTCAGCGCGGCCGCCGGCACGCGATAGCGGTCCGGCCGCGTCTCCACGGTTGGCAGCCGACCCTCCTTCACCATGCGCCAGATCGTCTGCCGCGATACGAGCATCCGGCGCGCCGCCTCGGAAAAGGTCAGCAGCCGCGTGTCCGTCACCTCGGCGGTCTTCTCGCCGCTGAGCGCCCGTTCCACCGCCTTGATTTGATCCGGCGTCGCCGCCAGGATGCGCCCGATCAGTTCCTCTTTGCCCATAGGTATCCCTTCTGCCGCATCCAGCCCGAAAACCCATTGTGTTCGTAACGGTGCGACACACAACGGACGGAATCAACATTCGCCAAGGGCCGCGGCGCCGATTTCGGCCATTCTCCTATCCAATGGAACGGCCGTAAGTGTCGCTCTGCGAACACTTACGGCCTGTCATGAACCTTCTATCGGGGCGTCCGCCCTCCCGTTCAATTCGCGAGCATGTCGGTCAGACGCTTGCGCTCGGCCGGTGTCAGATCGGCCAGGAACGCGCCCAGTTTGTCGCCGGCGGGAAGGGCGGGCGGTGTGGTCGAGCCGTTTCCGGTCAGGACGGCAGGCAGCTTGTCGCCCAAGACTGCCCGCAGGTGCTCCGCGCCCGGTTTGAAGTAGTGCCGCAGAACGACCTCGACGGTCTTGTGGCCGGTCACCAGTCGGCAGACCTCCATCGGAACCCCGGCCGACAGCGCCAGCGTCACCCACGTCACCCGTAGCGCGTGCCAGTCCAGGACCGACGCCGACCGTGCCCGGCCCGGCGCTTCAAGCCGCGTCAGCCTGGCGACACGCGCCTTGGCACCGCCCCCCGCCGCCATGCCCTTGACCCCAACGGTCGGCAGGAAGCGGACATTGAGTGCCTTTTCGGCGGCGTGAAGATCGGCCGAGACACCCGACCGCACCCGCCCCGTCTGCTTCTCAATGTCCCGTATCGAAGCGCCCCCGGCGTAGCGCCTCGCTGTGTCCGCGATCCGCGCCGCAATGTCCGGCCGGAAACGGCCCGCCACGGCCGTTTCAATATACGGCAGGCGTTCGGCCAGCCCCTCCCGCCCGGCGCAGACGGCGGCCTCTGCGGCGGGTTCGGCGTCCTCTGTGTCGGGCATGATCGAAGAGACCAGCTTCTTGAACCGCCAGGTCAACCCGTCGGGGTTCGCGTTCACCATCCGCGCCGCCGCGGGAAAGACGAACGTGGCACCCGCCTCGCGGTCGGCGAGCGCCGCCTCGAAGACCTCCCGCAGGGGGCGGAAGATCGGAATCTGGACGCCCGCCCCGGTCTTCGCCGTCTTGACGTTCACGGTGCCCGCCCGCAGGTCAACAGCCTTCCACGGCAGACGGCACACGTCGCCCCGGCGCAGCCCGGTGCAGGCGGCGGTCACGACCAGCGGAAAGAGCAAGGGGTCGGGCCTCGCGGCCTCGAAAAGCCGGGTCAGCTCTTCGGCGGTGAAGGGGCGGCGGTGCACCGTGTCACCGTCCTCGTCTTCGCCCTTGCGGTTGATCGCCCCCTCGAAGGGGTTGGGGACGCCGGGCGGCAGAAGGCGCTTGAATGCCGACCTCAGAAGTTGTGCGGCGTTTCGGGCTGTTTTCCGCGCATGGGTTTTGCGCAAGGTGTCAACGTGTCCCGTCGCCATTTCTGTCGTGACCTCGTGCAGGAACGTGCAAGGGACGGCATCGGCGAAGCGCTTGAAGATGGCGTCACATTGCGCCATCCAATCCGTGCCTGGCTTCGTTTCCCGCGGCAGCTTGCGCCACCGCTCGGCCAAATCGGCAAGGCGAACGTATTCCACGGTCCGTCCGGTTTTCGACTCGATCAGGCGCCGGGTCAGATGCTCGGCGTTCCCCTTCTCCCGCGCCTCGTTCCGCACCACTTCGAGCGCCGCCTCAGCTTTCATCCGGCTCGCCTCAAAAGCATGGGTGCCAGGCTCTCTCAGGGTCGGCGGCGGGGTGCCCTTGATCGGAACACCGAGATTGACCACCTTCGCCTTGCCGTCCACATCATAACGGCCGTACCAGTACTTCCGCGGTTTTCCGTTACGCCCATGTCTGATCTCAAGTCCCATGGTGCCCCGCCTTTCCGCCGCCTGTTTGTTGCGACGTGTGACATAATGAAGAAAAATCTCGGGAAAGGCAAGCAAAAAAACCACACAATTACAAACACAGACCTATTAGAGATAATATAAAGACGATAATAAAGGCGTTTTTTGTCGAGATACGTCAGGCTCATAACCTGAAGGTCGTAGGTTCAAATCCTACCCCCGCTACCATCTTCAAACGTCCCCGATTCCGTAAGGAGTCGGGGATTTTTTCGTTCCCGATGATTCGACCCTTCAGAAGGCGGGTTTGAGGCGGCCATGGGAATCATTGCCGTTCTCCGGGCGTATCACTGTTCCTGTTTTTAATCCACGACTGTCAAAACGATCTTCTGCAGATCACTGTCGCGCGAGGAGGTGCCGACCATGATCTCAAACTCGCCCGGTTCCACAACGTGGCGCATGGTGACATCGTAGAATGCCAGAGACCTCGGGGTGATCTCAATCGCCACGGTTTTCGTCTGGCCCGGCTCCAGCCAGACCTTGCTGAATCCCTTCAGTTCCTTCACGGGCCGTGTCACGGAGCTGATCCGGTCGCGGATGTAGAGCTGCACGACTTCGGTGCCTGCTCGCGAGCCGGTATTGGTGACGCTGGCCAAGACCCGTGTGGAGTCGCAGCGGCCGATGCGCCGTTTGGCCAAGCGGATATTCCGAATGTCAAAGGTGGTGTAGCTGAGTCCGAAACCGAACGGGTACAGGGGTGTGACCTCGTCCCAGAGGTAGCCGCGGCGGGCGGAGGGTTTGTAATTGTAAAATACCGGGAGGTGCCCCGCCGACCGCGGAATGCTGATCGGGAGTTTGCCGCCGGGGGTCACGTCGCCGAAGAGCACCTCCGCCACGGCGCGCCCGCATTCCTGCCCCAGATACCAGCATTGGAAGATGACGGGCACCTGGTTGACGAGCTGCTGGATGGCCAGGGGCCGTCCGCCGAACAGCAGGGCCACCACCGGTTTGCCGGTGCCAACCATCGCTTCGATCAGCTCATTCTGGCGGCCAGGGAGCTCGAGCGTGGCGCAATCACCCATGTGTGTGAGCGACCACGCTTCACGCGACGTTTGTTCGTTGCCGCCCAGCGCGAGGATGATGACCTCGGCTTTTCGGGCGATTCTGACCGCCTGGGCGATTTGACGCCGGTCTTCGTCGGGGTCTGCGGCAATCACCTCGTCCTGCCGCCAGCAGCCGCCCTGGGTGATCTGGCAGCCCTCGGCATGGAGCACGCGAACGCCTTTCCCCACGCGGGCCCGGATCCCATCGAGAACCGTGATGGTTTGTCGAGGAAGTCCGCTATAGCCTCCCAGAAGCGGACGGTCAGCGTTGGGGCCTATCACGGCGATGGTCTTGAACTGAGACGGGGCCAACGGCGCGAGGGTGTGATCGTTTTTGAGCAGGGTGATGGTTTCGCGGGCGGCCTGGAGCGCCAGCGTCCGGTGTGCGTCACACCCCACCACCTGCTCCGCTTCATCAGGATTCACGTAGGGATCATCAAACAACCCCATCTTGAACTTCCAGAGAAGCAGGGGAGCCACGAGGTCATCGATCTGGCGTTCCCGAAGCTCGCCTCGGCGTACGAGGTCGACCACGTGGAGGTAGCAGTCCGGGTCTGGAAGTTCCATGTTCACACCGGCCTCGACCGCCAGCCGGCAGGATTCCCGTTTATCCTGGGCCACAAAATGGCCGTGGGTGGCGGGGCGGTAGCCGAGTTCCCAGATCCCGTAATAGTCGGACACCACGAACCCCTTGAAGCCCCACTCTTTTCGGAGCACGTGGCGCAGGAGCCACTGGCTCGCGTGGGAGGGAACGCCGTCGATCTCGTTGTAGGATGCCATTACGCTGACGGCGCCTGCCTGGTGAATAACGTCTTGAAAAGGGCGCAAAAACGTTTCCCGCAGGACGCGCTCGGACACATTCACCGGGGCACAGTTCATGCCGGACTCGGGCTGTCCATGGGCTGCGAAATGTTTCAGGGTGGCCATGACGTGCCGCTTGTCCTGGAACGTGCCGTCCCCTTGGAAGCCGCGAACGGCAGCAAGGCCCATCTGTGTGCTGAGAAAGGGATCTTCGCCGTAGGTTTCCTCCACCCGACCCCAGCGCGGATCGCGCGCGACATCCACAACCGGGGTAAGTGCCTGGTGTGTGCCGCGGACGCGGGCCTCATAGGCCGTCATGCTGAACACGTCTTCCACCAGTTTCGGATTGAACGTGGAGCCCAGCCCAATGGGTTGGGGAAAACTGGTGGCGTCGCGGGCGGCGTGGCCGTGGAGGCACTCCTCATGGAACACAACGGGAATACCCAATCGGCTGTGGTTGAGAAAGAACGCC includes these proteins:
- a CDS encoding helix-turn-helix domain-containing protein yields the protein MGKEELIGRILAATPDQIKAVERALSGEKTAEVTDTRLLTFSEAARRMLVSRQTIWRMVKEGRLPTVETRPDRYRVPAAALTAFVNRAA
- a CDS encoding beta-glucosidase yields the protein MNTRRTAAKSIPPYKNAKLPASKRMADLLSRMTLEEKAAQMMCIWQEKAQTLVDADGRFDPAKAGAFFKKGHGLGQVGRPSDAGALPAQSSRGQNARGMAELTNAIQAFFLNHSRLGIPVVFHEECLHGHAARDATSFPQPIGLGSTFNPKLVEDVFSMTAYEARVRGTHQALTPVVDVARDPRWGRVEETYGEDPFLSTQMGLAAVRGFQGDGTFQDKRHVMATLKHFAAHGQPESGMNCAPVNVSERVLRETFLRPFQDVIHQAGAVSVMASYNEIDGVPSHASQWLLRHVLRKEWGFKGFVVSDYYGIWELGYRPATHGHFVAQDKRESCRLAVEAGVNMELPDPDCYLHVVDLVRRGELRERQIDDLVAPLLLWKFKMGLFDDPYVNPDEAEQVVGCDAHRTLALQAARETITLLKNDHTLAPLAPSQFKTIAVIGPNADRPLLGGYSGLPRQTITVLDGIRARVGKGVRVLHAEGCQITQGGCWRQDEVIAADPDEDRRQIAQAVRIARKAEVIILALGGNEQTSREAWSLTHMGDCATLELPGRQNELIEAMVGTGKPVVALLFGGRPLAIQQLVNQVPVIFQCWYLGQECGRAVAEVLFGDVTPGGKLPISIPRSAGHLPVFYNYKPSARRGYLWDEVTPLYPFGFGLSYTTFDIRNIRLAKRRIGRCDSTRVLASVTNTGSRAGTEVVQLYIRDRISSVTRPVKELKGFSKVWLEPGQTKTVAIEITPRSLAFYDVTMRHVVEPGEFEIMVGTSSRDSDLQKIVLTVVD